A window from Mya arenaria isolate MELC-2E11 chromosome 9, ASM2691426v1 encodes these proteins:
- the LOC128203462 gene encoding uncharacterized protein LOC128203462, translating to MDVAKAVWILSFFLFGFCQFATSEDDQGNSSGRDDKHVGVSTGNDYKSSLELGSKEMNDIRGNTGLGKNDDWRLEKRNVGRWNNQRWQLENLANSHTLSKRYSDKDHEGLGDGFDVSDDAAYLNFLQAFGIPPDEAFHDDGLYGNLDKRHASRWNIIQQKLASLSSKRSTELDKRMDSRWRLIQNKLNQLNGIANKRSTDELDSLSDNYEAIDKRHLGRWKNRNWLNKHYSTNN from the coding sequence ACATCAGAAGATGATCAGGGGAATAGCTCCGGTCGTGATGACAAACATGTCGGCGTCTCTACGGGAAACGATTACAAATCGAGTTTGGAACTTGGGTCAAAAGAAATGAACGATATTAGGGGAAACACTGGACTTGGGAAGAATGATGATTGGAGGTTAGAGAAACGGAACGTAGGAAGGTGGAACAACCAACGTTGGCAGCTTGAAAATCTGGCCAATTCTCATACTTTGTCAAAGAGGTATTCTGATAAAGATCATGAAGGGTTAGGTGACGGTTTTGACGTTTCTGATGATGCGGCCTATTTAAATTTCTTGCAAGCTTTCGGTATTCCACCCGATGAAGCGTTCCACGACGACGGTTTATATGGCAACCTTGACAAAAGGCATGCGTCTAGATGgaacattattcaacaaaagCTTGCATCTCTGTCTAGCAAGCGCTCTACTGAGCTTGATAAAAGGATGGATAGTAGGTGGCGTCTCATTCAGAATAAGCTTAACCAATTGAATGGAATCGCGAATAAGCGATCAACCGATGAGTTGGACAGTTTAAGCGACAATTATGAAGCCATAGACAAACGACATCTTGGCCGCTGGAAAAACAGAAACTGGCTTAACAAACACTATTCAACGAACAATTAA